One Microbacterium marinum genomic window, CGGCGATGCCGAGCAGCTCCGGGTCTTCGGCGGCGAACTGGTACAGCGTGTTGAACGGCAGGAACTGCAGGCCGTTCCGTGCGAACAGGTCGGCATGGGGATGCCGCGCGTGCACCGCTTCGACGCCTGCGGCCGCGCGCTCGTCGCGGTAGTGGAACGGCTCGCCGAGGAGGCGGGACCGGGCGATCAGGCCGTAGTCGACCGCCCACGAGTCCACGCCGACGCTCGCGATGTCGGGGTGCTCACGCAGCGCCTCGCGGAGCCCGGTGAGCACGGAGCCGTACATGCCGACGAGGTTCCAGTGGAGGCCGTCGGCCAGACGCACCGGGTCGTTCGGGAAGCGGGCGACGGTCTCGGTGTCGAGCTGCCTCGGCCCGACGCGACCGACGATGACCCGCCCGCTCGTCGCGCCGAGGTCGACCGCCGCGACGGTCGTCATCGCAGGAACGCGGCGGCGACGCCGGAGTCGACCGGGATGTGCAGGCCGGTCGTGCGCGAGAGCTCGGGACCGGTGAGGACGTACACCGCGTCGGCGACGTTCTCGGGGACGACCTCGCGCTTGAGGATCGTGCGGTTCGCGTAGAACTGGCCGAGGTCCTCTTCCTTGACGCCATAGGTCGCGGCGCGGTTGGCGCCCCATCCGGCGGCGAAGATGCCCGAGCCGCGGACGACGCCGTCGGGGTTGATGCCGTTGACGCGCACGCCGTGCTCGCCGAGCTCGACCGCCAGCAGGCGCACCTGGTGGGCCTGGTCGGCCTTCGTCGCCGAGTAGGCGATGTTGTTGGGGCCTGCGAACACGGAGTTCTTCGATGAGATGTAGATGACGTCGCCGCCCATGCCCTGCTCGATGAGCGCCTTCGCGGCCGCCTTCGCGACGAGGAACGAGCCCTTCGCCATGACGTCGTGCTGCAGGTCCCAGTCCTTTTCGGTGGTCTCCAGCAGCGGCTTCGACAGCGACAGTCCGGCGTTGTTCACGACGAGGTCGATGCCGCCGAAAGCGAGGATGGTCGCGTCGATCGCGGCCTGCACGCCCGCGGCATCCGCCACGTTCGCGGCGACGCCGATCGCGACGTCCGTGCCACCGAGCTCGGCGGCCGCGGCCTGCGCCTTCTCGAGGTCGAGGTCGGCGACGACGACGCAGGCGCCCTCGGCAGCGAGGCGCACCGCGATGGCTTTGCCGATGCCGGATGCCGCGCCGGTCACGAAAGCGATGCGGCCCTGGTGGGTCTTGGGCTTCGGCATCCGCTGCAGCTTCGCCTCTTCGAGGGCCCAGTACTCGATGCGGAACTTCTCGGCGTCGGAGATGGGCGAGTACGTCGAGAGGGCTTCGGCGCCGCGCATGACGTTGATCGCGTTGACGTAGAACTCGCCGGCCACGCGGGCGGTCTGCTTGTTCGCGCCGTAGCTGAACATGCCGACGCCCGGGACGAGGACGATGAGCGGGTCGGCGCCGCGGATGGCGGGCGAGTCGGCCGCTGCGTGCGCGTCGTAGTAGGCCTGGTAATCGGCGCGGTACGTCTCGTGCAGCTCCTTCAGGCGTGCGATCGACTCCTCGACCGACGCGGTCGCCGGCACATCGAGGATGAGCGGCTTGACCTTGGTGCGCAGGAAGTGGTCGGGGCAGCTCGTGCCGAGCTCGGCGAGGGCGGGTGCCTTCTCGGATGCCAGGAAGTCGAGCACCACGTCGCTGTCGGTGTAGTGCCCGACCATCGGCTTGTCCGTCGACGCGAGCCCGCGGATGGTGGCGCCGAGGGCGGCGGCCTTCGCGCGGCGCTCGGCCTCGGGGAGCGCCTCGAATCCGGCGCGGACGCCGCCGAAGGGGTCGGCCGTGCCGTGCTCGGCGATGTAGGCGGCGGCGGTCTCGATGATCCAGAGGCTGTTGGCCTCGGACTCCTCCGATGTGTCGCCCCACGCGGTGATGCCGTGGCCGCCGAGGATCGTGCCGATCGCCTGCGGGTTCTTCGCCTTGATCTCGGCGATGTCGAGGCCCAGCTGGAAACCGGGGCGGCGCCACGGCACCCAGACGACCTTGTCGCCGAAGATCTCCGCCGTCAGCGCCTCGCCGTCGGCGGCGGTCGCGATCGCGATGCCGGCGTCGGGGTGCAGGTGGTCGACGTGTGCGGCATCCACCAGTCCGTGCATGGCGGTGTCGATCGAGGGAGCCGCGCCTCCCTTGCCGTGCAGGCAGTAGTCGAACGCGGCGACCATCTCGTCTTCGCGGTCGATGCCCGGGTAGACGTCGACGAGCGCGCGCATGCGGTCGAGGCGGAGGACGGCGAGCCCCTCGGGCTTCAGGGTGCCAAGGTCGCCGCCGGATCCCTTGACCCACAGCAGCTCGACGGGCTCACCGGTCACCGGGTCGGTGTCGGTGCCCTTCGCGGACGTGTTGCCGCCGGCGTAGTTGGTGTTCTTCGGGTCGGCGCCCAGGCGGTTGCTGCGTGCGATGAGCTCGGCGGCAGTCGGGTTGGTCATGTTGATGGTCTCCAGAGTCGAAAGGGTCGGCGACGGGCGGCGCTCAGGCGCCCCAGCCGGCCTGCGTGCCGCCGACGCGGTCTGCGGCGATCTGCTGCTGGTAGCCGGATGCCGCGTATGCGGCCATCGGGTCGGCGGGCAGACCGCGCGACACGCGCCACTCGGCGAGGGCCGGTCGCACGTCGGTGTAGAAGGCGTCCATCAGCACGGCGTTCGCGCCGAGGACGTCGTTCGCCTGCTGTGCGGCGTCGAGGGCGGCGCGGTCGACGAGGAGCGCGCGCGCCGTCATCTCCTGCACGTTCAGCACCGACCGGATCTGGCCGGGAACCTTGTCCTCGATGTTGTGGCACTGGTCGAGCATGAAGGCGACGTCGGGGTTGTTCAGCCCACCGCCGCGGACGACCTCGAAGAGGATGCGGAACAGCTGGAACGGATCGGCCGCCCCGACGATGAGGTCGTCGTCGGCGTAGAAGCGCGAGTTGAAGTCGAAGGAGCCGAGTTTGCCGAGGCGCAGCAGCTGCATGACGATGAACTCGATGTTCGTGCCGGGCGCGTGGTGGCCGGTGTCGAGGCAGACCATCGCCTTGTCGCCGAGGGCGGCGACCTGGGCGTAGGACGTGCCCCAGTCGGGAACGTCGGTGTGGTAGAACGACGGCTCGAAGAACTTGTACTCCAGCACGAGGCGCTGCGCGTCGCCGAGGCGCGCGTAGATCTGCTGGAGCGAATCCTGCAGGCGATCCTGGCGGGCCCGCATGTCGTTCTGGCCCGGGTAGTTCGACCCCTCGGCCAGCCAGATCTTCAGGTCGCGCGATCCGGTCGCGTGCATGATGTCGATGCACTCGAAGTGGTGGTCGATCGCCTTGCGGCGGATGCTCTCGTCGTGGTGGGTGAGAGCGCCGAACTTGTAGTCCTCGTCCTGGAACGTGTTGGAGTTGACGGTGCCGAGCTCGACGCCCAGGTCCTCGGCGTGGGCACGCAGGGTGGCGTAGTCGTCGACCTTGTCCCACGGGATGTGCAGCGCGACGCTGGGAGCGAGGGCCGTGTAGCGGTTGACCTGCGCGGCATCCGCGATCTTCTCGAACGGATCGCGCGGTGTGCCGGGCGTCGCGAACACGCGGAAGCGCGTGCCGGAGTTGCCGAAGGCCCAGCTGGGCAGCTCGATGCCCTGGCCTGCGAGCTGGGTGAGGATCTCGGGGGACAGCGTCGTCATGAGGGGTCGCTTTCTCGGTGATCGCCGGCGGATGCCGCCAGCTGGTCGTGCAGGTTGAAGACTTCGGCGAGGGGTGTCGCCGCCTGGTCGGGTCGGCCGTCGAGACCGAGGAAGAAGCGCGCCATCTCGGCTTCCCACCGGGCGGCGACGGGGGAGGCGGCGAGGTAGGCCTGCGCTGCCGCATCGTCGTCGGTCTCGTAGTAGCCGAAGAGCCGGCCGCCGTCGCCGAGGAAGAGTGAGTAGTTGCGCCGACCGGATGCCGCGATCTCGGCGAGCATCTCTGGCCAGACGGGCGTGTGGCGGGCGATGTACTCGTCGAGGAGCGCCGGGTCGACCTGCAGCTGGAAGGCCACGCGGGTCATGTCACTCCTTTGTGGGATGCCGGGTCGTGGCATCCGTGATGCATTCGTGAAACGATTCAAACTGTAGTGTGAACGGAATCATCCGTCAAGCAAAGGTGACCGTGGCAGTCAGCGTGAAGGACGTCGCCCGCGCGGCGGGCGTCTCGGTGGGCACCGTGTCGAACGTGCTCAACCGCCCGGCGAAAGTCGCCCCGGCGACCGTCGAGCGCGTCCACGCCGTCATCGCCGAGCTCGGGTTCGTGCGCAACGACGCCGCCCGGCAGTTGCGCGCCGGCCGCAGCCGGAGTCTCGGGCTCGTCGTCCTCGACAGCGCCAACCCCTTCTTCGCCGAAGTCGCCCGCGGCGCCGAACAGCGCGCGGCGGACCACGGCGTCTCGGTGCTGCTCGGCAACAGCGACCAGAACGACGAGCGCGAGAACGCCTACCTCGACCTCTTCCGCGAGCAGCGGGTCAACGGCGTGCTGCTCACGCCCCTCTCCGGCGACACGGTGCGCGCCGCGGCCCTCGCCGCCGCCGGCATCCCCGTCGTCCTCGTCGACGCCGAAGACCCGGACGGCTCGTTCCCCTCCGTCGCCGTCGACGACGTCGAAGGCGGCTACCTCGCGGCCCAGCACCTTCTCGCCACGGGACGCCGCCGGATCGCCTTCGCCGGGGGGCCGGCATCCATTCGCCAGGTGGCCGACCGCCT contains:
- a CDS encoding L-rhamnose mutarotase; amino-acid sequence: MTRVAFQLQVDPALLDEYIARHTPVWPEMLAEIAASGRRNYSLFLGDGGRLFGYYETDDDAAAQAYLAASPVAARWEAEMARFFLGLDGRPDQAATPLAEVFNLHDQLAASAGDHRESDPS
- a CDS encoding bifunctional aldolase/short-chain dehydrogenase, with product MTNPTAAELIARSNRLGADPKNTNYAGGNTSAKGTDTDPVTGEPVELLWVKGSGGDLGTLKPEGLAVLRLDRMRALVDVYPGIDREDEMVAAFDYCLHGKGGAAPSIDTAMHGLVDAAHVDHLHPDAGIAIATAADGEALTAEIFGDKVVWVPWRRPGFQLGLDIAEIKAKNPQAIGTILGGHGITAWGDTSEESEANSLWIIETAAAYIAEHGTADPFGGVRAGFEALPEAERRAKAAALGATIRGLASTDKPMVGHYTDSDVVLDFLASEKAPALAELGTSCPDHFLRTKVKPLILDVPATASVEESIARLKELHETYRADYQAYYDAHAAADSPAIRGADPLIVLVPGVGMFSYGANKQTARVAGEFYVNAINVMRGAEALSTYSPISDAEKFRIEYWALEEAKLQRMPKPKTHQGRIAFVTGAASGIGKAIAVRLAAEGACVVVADLDLEKAQAAAAELGGTDVAIGVAANVADAAGVQAAIDATILAFGGIDLVVNNAGLSLSKPLLETTEKDWDLQHDVMAKGSFLVAKAAAKALIEQGMGGDVIYISSKNSVFAGPNNIAYSATKADQAHQVRLLAVELGEHGVRVNGINPDGVVRGSGIFAAGWGANRAATYGVKEEDLGQFYANRTILKREVVPENVADAVYVLTGPELSRTTGLHIPVDSGVAAAFLR
- the rhaI gene encoding L-rhamnose isomerase codes for the protein MTTLSPEILTQLAGQGIELPSWAFGNSGTRFRVFATPGTPRDPFEKIADAAQVNRYTALAPSVALHIPWDKVDDYATLRAHAEDLGVELGTVNSNTFQDEDYKFGALTHHDESIRRKAIDHHFECIDIMHATGSRDLKIWLAEGSNYPGQNDMRARQDRLQDSLQQIYARLGDAQRLVLEYKFFEPSFYHTDVPDWGTSYAQVAALGDKAMVCLDTGHHAPGTNIEFIVMQLLRLGKLGSFDFNSRFYADDDLIVGAADPFQLFRILFEVVRGGGLNNPDVAFMLDQCHNIEDKVPGQIRSVLNVQEMTARALLVDRAALDAAQQANDVLGANAVLMDAFYTDVRPALAEWRVSRGLPADPMAAYAASGYQQQIAADRVGGTQAGWGA
- a CDS encoding substrate-binding domain-containing protein, whose amino-acid sequence is MAVSVKDVARAAGVSVGTVSNVLNRPAKVAPATVERVHAVIAELGFVRNDAARQLRAGRSRSLGLVVLDSANPFFAEVARGAEQRAADHGVSVLLGNSDQNDERENAYLDLFREQRVNGVLLTPLSGDTVRAAALAAAGIPVVLVDAEDPDGSFPSVAVDDVEGGYLAAQHLLATGRRRIAFAGGPASIRQVADRLEGARRAMAEVPTATLEVIETPALTVLAGRAVGEELGHRAVGDRPDGVFCANDLLAVGVLQGAGILGDLRVPDDVALVGYDDIDFAQATVVPLTSVRQPAREIGVAAVDALFASLSDPDAAPARVRFRPELVVRASTGG